The Solibacillus daqui genome has a segment encoding these proteins:
- the panB gene encoding 3-methyl-2-oxobutanoate hydroxymethyltransferase, producing MKTTAQFLTMKQQREKIVMVTAYDYPGARFAEDAGVDMILVGDSLGMVVLGYESTMRVTVDDMIHHSKAVRRGAPQTFIVVDMPFGSYHGDVNDTLKTAVRMMQETNANAVKVEGAGDIVPVIKKLTDAGIPVVAHLGLLPQSAGVLGGYKVQGKTAEQAEQLIQDALEVEQAGACAIVLECIPHQLTAVVSEKLTIPTVGIGAGPEADGQVLVFHDLLQFGKHHMPKFVHSFAQVGDEIERGIKGYTDAVKAGTFPTLAHSFTMKEEELNELYGGVK from the coding sequence ATGAAAACGACAGCTCAGTTTTTAACGATGAAGCAGCAGCGAGAAAAAATCGTCATGGTGACGGCTTATGATTATCCAGGAGCAAGATTTGCTGAAGATGCTGGAGTGGATATGATTTTAGTGGGCGATTCTTTGGGGATGGTTGTCCTTGGTTATGAATCGACGATGCGCGTGACGGTGGATGACATGATTCATCATAGTAAAGCAGTTCGTCGCGGCGCACCACAGACGTTTATCGTTGTAGATATGCCATTTGGGTCGTATCACGGAGATGTAAATGACACATTGAAAACGGCGGTGCGTATGATGCAAGAAACTAATGCAAACGCAGTAAAAGTGGAAGGTGCAGGCGATATTGTACCAGTTATTAAAAAATTAACGGATGCAGGTATTCCGGTAGTTGCGCATTTAGGATTATTGCCACAATCAGCAGGAGTGCTAGGTGGTTATAAAGTACAGGGGAAAACAGCTGAACAAGCAGAACAGTTAATTCAAGACGCCTTAGAAGTTGAGCAAGCAGGGGCATGTGCGATTGTCTTAGAATGCATACCACATCAATTAACTGCGGTAGTATCCGAAAAGTTAACGATTCCTACAGTTGGTATTGGTGCAGGGCCAGAAGCAGACGGTCAAGTGCTTGTATTCCATGATTTATTGCAATTTGGCAAACATCATATGCCAAAATTTGTGCACAGCTTTGCTCAGGTTGGCGATGAAATTGAACGCGGTATTAAAGGCTATACGGATGCAGTGAAGGCTGGTACATTCCCAACATTAGCACATAGCTTTACAATGAAAGAAGAAGAGTTAAATGAGCTGTATGGAGGCGTAAAGTAA
- the panC gene encoding pantoate--beta-alanine ligase → MNVVTTIAQLREIVLHAKKQQQTIGLVPTMGYLHEGHLTLATNARQENDLVVMSIFVNPTQFGPNEDFELYPRDLARDTKLAESVGVDIIFAPSVEEMYPQDGGIRIRAGRQAELLCGASRPGHFDGVLQVVAKLFNLVHPDRAYFGQKDAQQVAIIQTMVRDYNFPIGLRIVPIVREEDGLAKSSRNVYLTPIDRSQAPAIQQALQLAKRELQETHEVENALALATKLIEYNTDGKIDYLSILAYPDLTEVTAETEQILLAVAVYIGKTRLIDNEIFSLKGAIAHV, encoded by the coding sequence ATGAATGTAGTTACAACAATTGCACAATTACGAGAAATTGTTCTTCATGCAAAAAAACAACAGCAAACAATCGGATTAGTCCCGACAATGGGCTATTTACATGAGGGACATTTAACATTAGCAACGAATGCTAGACAAGAAAATGACTTAGTGGTTATGAGCATTTTCGTCAATCCAACTCAATTTGGTCCGAATGAAGATTTTGAGTTGTATCCACGTGATTTAGCGCGTGATACGAAGTTAGCAGAATCAGTTGGTGTTGATATTATTTTCGCGCCTTCAGTTGAAGAAATGTACCCTCAAGATGGTGGCATACGAATTCGAGCTGGTCGTCAAGCTGAATTACTATGTGGTGCCAGTCGTCCAGGACATTTTGATGGTGTGCTTCAAGTCGTTGCTAAACTATTTAATTTAGTTCATCCAGATCGGGCATATTTTGGTCAAAAGGATGCGCAGCAAGTGGCGATTATTCAAACAATGGTACGTGATTATAATTTTCCAATTGGATTGAGAATTGTACCCATTGTACGAGAAGAAGATGGCTTAGCAAAATCAAGTCGTAATGTCTATTTAACGCCGATAGACCGCTCGCAAGCACCTGCTATTCAACAAGCACTACAGCTTGCAAAACGTGAATTGCAAGAAACACATGAAGTTGAAAATGCGCTCGCATTAGCAACAAAGCTAATTGAATATAATACGGACGGCAAAATTGATTATTTATCAATTTTAGCTTATCCAGATTTAACAGAAGTGACTGCGGAAACGGAGCAAATCCTGTTAGCCGTTGCTGTGTATATTGGAAAAACACGTTTAATAGATAATGAAATCTTTTCGTTAAAAGGGGCAATCGCACATGTTTAG
- the panD gene encoding aspartate 1-decarboxylase — MFRMMMNSKIHRAQVTQADLNYVGSITIDQDILDAVGMLANEKVHIVNNNNGARFETYIIAGERGSGVICVNGAAARLVQKGDVVIIISYVYVDNKEVDNHKPTVAIMGENNTIKEMISYEPEATVM; from the coding sequence ATGTTTAGAATGATGATGAATAGTAAAATTCACCGCGCACAAGTGACGCAGGCAGATTTAAATTATGTTGGCTCAATTACAATCGACCAAGATATTTTAGATGCGGTAGGGATGTTAGCAAATGAAAAGGTGCATATTGTGAATAATAATAATGGTGCACGTTTTGAAACGTATATTATTGCAGGTGAGCGTGGATCTGGTGTGATTTGTGTAAACGGCGCAGCAGCTCGCCTTGTACAAAAGGGTGATGTTGTCATTATTATTTCGTACGTTTATGTAGACAACAAAGAAGTAGATAACCATAAGCCAACTGTTGCGATTATGGGCGAAAACAACACAATTAAAGAAATGATTAGTTACGAGCCAGAAGCAACAGTAATGTAA
- a CDS encoding 3D domain-containing protein, which produces MFKHKLILSLSLVLFSSILFVNTTNAATYTVKAGDKIEEIAKRYDTTVQELLELNRLQNANDIVEHLVLILPEEKPKETPKEQPKKSVEKIETIDDYEVVKTLTVEASAFTASCNGCSGKTAYGIDLHKNPDIKLIAVDPDMIPLGTKVWVKGYGIAIAGDTGGSIKGGKIDVFMKTKKEAYSWGRKKVEIKILK; this is translated from the coding sequence ATGTTTAAGCATAAATTAATTTTAAGCCTGTCTCTAGTCTTGTTCAGTTCAATTTTATTTGTAAATACTACTAATGCAGCCACATATACAGTAAAAGCCGGAGATAAAATAGAAGAAATTGCAAAGCGTTATGATACTACTGTCCAAGAATTATTAGAATTAAATCGATTACAAAATGCAAATGATATCGTAGAGCACTTAGTATTAATATTACCTGAGGAAAAACCAAAAGAAACGCCAAAAGAGCAGCCGAAAAAGTCAGTAGAAAAGATAGAAACAATAGATGATTATGAGGTTGTTAAAACTTTAACAGTAGAGGCAAGTGCCTTTACGGCAAGTTGTAATGGCTGTTCTGGAAAAACAGCATATGGTATTGATTTACACAAAAACCCTGATATTAAACTAATTGCGGTTGACCCAGATATGATTCCACTTGGAACAAAAGTATGGGTGAAGGGGTACGGGATTGCCATAGCTGGAGATACGGGTGGTTCAATTAAAGGCGGGAAAATTGATGTCTTTATGAAAACAAAAAAAGAAGCGTATAGCTGGGGACGTAAAAAAGTAGAAATCAAAATTCTAAAATAA
- a CDS encoding DUF423 domain-containing protein has product MEIILAVGAVLGALTVAIGAFAAHALKGKFAEERYEQTFETGVRYQMYHSLAILSVGLVMRVVGELQILEVAAYLMLAGIVLFSGSLYVLSVTGIRKLGAITPIGGVCFIAGWICVAVGVL; this is encoded by the coding sequence ATGGAAATTATTTTAGCAGTGGGTGCAGTTTTAGGTGCGTTAACAGTAGCAATCGGTGCATTTGCCGCGCATGCGTTAAAAGGCAAATTTGCGGAGGAACGCTATGAGCAAACATTTGAAACAGGTGTACGTTATCAGATGTACCATAGCCTAGCAATCCTAAGTGTTGGATTAGTGATGCGTGTAGTAGGGGAATTACAAATTTTAGAAGTAGCGGCCTATTTAATGTTGGCTGGTATTGTACTGTTTTCGGGTAGTCTATATGTACTTTCAGTTACTGGAATTCGAAAGCTCGGTGCCATTACGCCAATTGGTGGGGTCTGCTTTATTGCTGGATGGATTTGTGTTGCTGTAGGTGTTCTGTAG
- the lpdA gene encoding dihydrolipoyl dehydrogenase: MENFDLAVIGAGPGGYVAAIHAAKSGLRVALVERDKVGGACYNVGCIPSKIMLEHSKLVQEIRRGTDWGVTVPTINIDFSKLMKRKDKVVEELLTNIETFIENAQITMYRGEAAVTAERKVIVGNESFSADKVILATGSTPFVPPFKGIETANYHTTDTFFSIQELPKQLTIIGGGVIAIEMAFALAPMGTKVTVLNHSQDILQTEEPDARPIIKEKMKQLGIELITEFTFEEIHADYIQTSIGNFPFENLLFVTGRRPNTQIADALEMDMDGRLIKVNNHYETSIPGIFAIGDLVGGFQLAHSASAEGIHAVDFILGKHPKVINQQEIPRCVYTHPEIATFGMLEHEAPSDSIVTKMYLPTNPKALLEGNIQGFMKFVASPEGDIYGACVVGDGATEMINSMLTAKVLGGSVKDLARLIFPHPTVSEHVGDAARSVFGKAIHA; the protein is encoded by the coding sequence ATGGAAAACTTTGATTTGGCTGTAATTGGTGCTGGTCCAGGTGGTTATGTAGCAGCAATTCATGCAGCAAAAAGTGGTTTGAGGGTCGCGCTAGTAGAACGCGATAAAGTAGGGGGTGCTTGTTATAACGTAGGGTGCATCCCATCTAAAATTATGCTAGAACATAGTAAATTAGTGCAAGAAATTCGACGTGGTACAGATTGGGGCGTTACGGTACCGACAATTAATATTGATTTTTCAAAGTTAATGAAGCGAAAAGATAAAGTGGTCGAAGAGTTGTTAACGAATATTGAAACATTTATTGAAAACGCACAAATTACAATGTATCGAGGGGAAGCAGCGGTCACAGCTGAGCGTAAAGTCATTGTAGGGAATGAATCATTTTCAGCCGACAAAGTGATTTTAGCCACAGGTAGTACACCGTTTGTACCCCCATTTAAAGGGATTGAAACAGCAAATTACCATACTACGGATACGTTCTTTAGTATTCAAGAGCTACCAAAGCAATTAACGATTATCGGTGGTGGGGTAATTGCAATTGAGATGGCCTTTGCTTTAGCACCAATGGGAACAAAGGTGACAGTATTAAATCATAGTCAAGATATTTTACAAACGGAAGAGCCAGATGCACGCCCAATTATCAAAGAGAAAATGAAACAATTAGGCATCGAACTCATTACAGAATTCACATTTGAGGAGATTCACGCAGATTATATTCAAACGTCGATTGGTAATTTCCCGTTTGAGAATTTATTGTTCGTAACAGGCAGACGTCCCAATACACAAATTGCTGACGCGCTTGAAATGGATATGGATGGTCGTTTGATCAAGGTGAATAATCATTATGAAACAAGTATCCCAGGCATTTTTGCGATTGGTGATTTAGTCGGTGGTTTCCAACTTGCTCACTCTGCTAGTGCAGAAGGAATACATGCGGTAGATTTCATTTTAGGGAAGCATCCAAAGGTGATCAATCAGCAAGAAATTCCACGATGTGTGTATACGCATCCAGAAATCGCCACATTCGGAATGCTTGAACACGAAGCACCGTCTGATTCAATCGTAACAAAAATGTATTTACCAACAAACCCGAAAGCGTTACTTGAGGGCAATATACAAGGCTTTATGAAGTTTGTGGCAAGTCCTGAAGGGGATATTTATGGTGCATGTGTTGTTGGTGATGGTGCAACGGAAATGATTAACTCCATGCTAACGGCTAAAGTATTAGGGGGATCAGTCAAAGATTTGGCACGTTTAATATTCCCACATCCAACTGTAAGTGAACATGTTGGAGATGCAGCACGTTCAGTATTTGGTAAAGCGATTCACGCATAA
- a CDS encoding transketolase — MEQEIIGIIEKEVEQALFTCIDLKIEENYIAMGQEFAKILAQLQKHDFISPTLKVIVDPESCLTETRILLESLQEAQRRHTSRGKLLTHRQILNVWLRKNVHYQREILPGSF; from the coding sequence ATGGAACAAGAAATAATAGGAATTATTGAAAAAGAAGTGGAGCAAGCACTTTTTACTTGTATCGATTTAAAGATTGAAGAAAATTATATTGCAATGGGTCAAGAGTTTGCCAAAATACTAGCTCAGTTACAAAAGCATGATTTCATAAGCCCGACTTTAAAGGTAATTGTAGATCCCGAAAGCTGCTTAACGGAGACTCGTATTTTACTAGAAAGTTTGCAAGAAGCACAGCGTCGTCATACTTCGCGCGGTAAGCTTTTAACACATCGCCAAATATTAAATGTTTGGTTACGTAAGAATGTGCATTATCAACGTGAGATTTTGCCTGGTTCCTTTTAA
- a CDS encoding cation:proton antiporter: protein MFIFQIVIVLLATKIAGHFSVRLGQPSVLGKILIGIIIGPAMLGWITDSEVIQTFSQIGVILLMFLAGLETDLEDLNANMKGAVFVAVGGVILPIALSYPLALSFGLTQGQAIFIGLTLAATSVSISVQTLNEIGWLKSREGSVLLGAAVLDDIIVVVLIAIAMSFLVGDDVSIPTLIGGKVFFFVLLFVVAKYVIPPFLKAFSRLKVTESLLSGALIACFALAYIGEHYFGIAAIIGAFFMGIAIGRTEFKETIEHKVEPIASSMFVPFFFVSIGLSVTFDGITENIWFLVVFSIVAILSKLIGSGLGAKLAGFSWKSSTGIGAGMISRGEVALILAGMGLSSGLLPAEDYTPMVIVIIVTTLVTPPMLKGIFGTREHYHS, encoded by the coding sequence ATGTTTATTTTTCAAATTGTTATTGTTTTATTAGCGACAAAAATAGCCGGACATTTTTCGGTTCGACTTGGTCAACCTTCTGTACTAGGGAAAATCTTAATCGGGATTATTATAGGTCCGGCAATGCTAGGTTGGATTACTGATAGCGAAGTAATACAAACGTTTAGTCAGATTGGTGTTATTTTACTGATGTTTTTAGCCGGTTTAGAAACCGATTTAGAGGATTTAAATGCAAATATGAAAGGCGCAGTATTTGTAGCAGTAGGTGGTGTAATTTTACCAATTGCATTGAGCTATCCATTAGCATTGTCATTTGGACTAACGCAAGGTCAAGCTATTTTCATTGGTTTAACTCTTGCAGCAACGTCAGTTAGTATTTCTGTTCAAACTTTAAATGAAATTGGCTGGTTAAAAAGTAGAGAGGGTTCAGTATTACTTGGTGCGGCGGTACTTGATGATATTATCGTCGTTGTACTGATTGCAATTGCGATGAGTTTCTTAGTAGGGGATGATGTATCGATCCCAACATTAATCGGTGGGAAAGTATTCTTCTTTGTCTTATTATTCGTTGTGGCAAAGTACGTAATTCCTCCATTCTTGAAGGCATTTAGCCGTTTAAAAGTAACAGAGTCTTTACTAAGTGGTGCGCTCATAGCATGTTTTGCACTTGCGTACATTGGTGAACATTATTTCGGTATTGCAGCAATTATTGGTGCGTTCTTTATGGGGATTGCTATTGGTCGTACTGAGTTTAAAGAAACAATTGAACATAAGGTAGAACCGATTGCGAGTAGTATGTTCGTACCGTTCTTCTTTGTTAGTATTGGATTATCTGTAACGTTTGATGGCATTACGGAAAATATTTGGTTCTTAGTTGTGTTTTCAATTGTAGCGATTTTATCTAAACTAATTGGTTCGGGTTTAGGTGCAAAACTAGCAGGTTTCAGCTGGAAATCATCAACTGGAATCGGTGCGGGGATGATTTCACGTGGTGAGGTTGCATTAATTTTAGCCGGTATGGGTCTATCAAGTGGGTTACTACCTGCAGAAGACTATACACCAATGGTTATCGTTATTATTGTTACAACACTTGTGACACCGCCAATGTTAAAAGGAATTTTCGGAACACGCGAGCACTATCATTCTTAA